Proteins encoded in a region of the Kosmotoga arenicorallina S304 genome:
- a CDS encoding ABC transporter substrate-binding protein, with the protein MKKVLVFLFIILLVTVALSKVTITMWHAMSGSRLPAVEAIVNGFNATHPDIEVVAQFTGSYAETLTKAIAAYRAGDQPHIVQVYEVGLQTMLDSGAIVPVYELAGPDFDWGDVIGPILEYYSVNGKLYSMPFNSSTAILYYNKDIFEAAGLDPNKPPTTFNELYEYGKKIVESGAAPGGISFGWPAWVFEQMHAYHAQFYANNENGRAAKATEVYFNKDFGVDVMAEWMKWAQDKVLVYGGREYSANQAFLSGQVAMLIQSTSSVGSIESKANFNVGTTFLPRIEGYPRGNSVIGGATLWVMKGHSKEEYEAIWEFLQYVMKTEVTMQWHKSTGYFPATNSAVKALLDEGWFAQHPNHLTAFLQILSGTRVPEAQGVRLGNFVAIRDVVDSAIEEALQYNGTNYWKEAKKILDNAAEKANTILWEYTMIYGK; encoded by the coding sequence ATGAAGAAGGTTCTTGTTTTTCTCTTTATCATTCTGCTGGTGACAGTAGCTCTCTCAAAAGTTACTATCACTATGTGGCATGCAATGAGTGGAAGCAGGTTGCCTGCTGTGGAAGCGATTGTTAATGGATTTAATGCAACTCACCCTGACATCGAGGTTGTGGCGCAGTTCACAGGTTCTTATGCTGAAACGCTCACGAAAGCTATCGCAGCGTATAGGGCAGGGGATCAGCCGCATATTGTTCAAGTTTACGAAGTCGGATTGCAAACCATGCTTGACAGCGGGGCAATAGTGCCTGTATACGAACTGGCAGGCCCAGATTTTGACTGGGGAGATGTCATAGGACCTATTCTCGAGTATTACTCAGTTAATGGGAAACTCTATTCTATGCCTTTCAATTCGTCGACTGCCATACTCTATTACAACAAAGACATCTTTGAAGCCGCTGGATTGGATCCCAACAAACCTCCGACCACCTTCAACGAGCTTTATGAATATGGAAAGAAGATTGTTGAGTCAGGAGCGGCACCTGGAGGAATTTCCTTCGGATGGCCTGCATGGGTTTTTGAACAGATGCATGCCTATCATGCTCAGTTCTATGCAAATAACGAAAACGGTAGAGCGGCCAAGGCTACCGAGGTTTACTTCAACAAAGACTTCGGTGTCGATGTCATGGCAGAATGGATGAAATGGGCGCAGGACAAAGTGCTGGTTTACGGTGGAAGGGAATACAGTGCTAACCAGGCTTTCCTATCAGGTCAGGTAGCTATGCTTATCCAATCTACGTCATCCGTGGGCTCGATTGAATCTAAAGCCAATTTCAATGTCGGAACAACTTTCCTGCCGAGGATAGAAGGTTATCCGAGAGGAAATTCAGTTATCGGTGGCGCAACGCTTTGGGTCATGAAAGGGCATTCTAAGGAAGAATACGAGGCTATCTGGGAATTCCTGCAATACGTTATGAAAACGGAAGTGACAATGCAATGGCACAAATCCACAGGCTACTTCCCGGCAACAAATAGCGCTGTTAAAGCCCTTCTTGATGAAGGTTGGTTTGCACAGCATCCAAATCATTTGACTGCATTCCTTCAGATTCTCTCTGGCACAAGGGTTCCAGAAGCCCAGGGAGTAAGGCTCGGGAATTTTGTTGCCATAAGAGATGTTGTTGACTCCGCAATCGAGGAAGCCCTTCAATACAATGGAACGAATTACTGGAAAGAAGCAAAGAAAATTCTTGATAACGCTGCGGAGAAAGCCAACACAATTCTCTGGGAATACACGATGATTTATGGGAAGTAA
- a CDS encoding GNAT family N-acetyltransferase, with protein sequence MFEYQKNEDIGTFSEIANFSFAVKHSRHELLRKYIAEALSSGAELYTVKECSLIVAGYVLYPFNMRLRNSVVKMGGIGLVCSRPDFRGKGAIRFMLQNAVKTMREKDMLVSVLYPFNVGFYRKYGWELFFKTKKLVLSPNVIDAEKSSSVSYNFMTFPDSELKSFYNHIAQTQYNLAIRNDHQWRRHLKLFFNDEASTGVVKFSRNGRVTGMLTQYLNRSEKGFDSLLTVKDFYYSDQETKLTMLYYLKSLSHQVKEITFYAPEDFELWPYLTDRPIEEKLETSGMIRILDLKSLSGLNVDFQLPAVKVKVIDNLIEENNGIFEFYTEGGKLKIRKTTDEPELECDISTVSFVLSGFSSLSESIRIGKAKELKKVTQVEIPKDVTFHPELF encoded by the coding sequence ATGTTTGAATATCAAAAAAATGAAGACATAGGAACTTTTTCGGAAATTGCAAATTTCTCTTTTGCTGTTAAACATTCGCGCCATGAGCTCTTAAGAAAATATATTGCTGAAGCCTTGAGCAGTGGTGCAGAACTCTACACAGTTAAAGAATGCTCTCTCATTGTTGCAGGTTATGTACTCTATCCCTTCAATATGAGGTTGAGAAATTCTGTGGTTAAAATGGGTGGCATAGGCCTTGTATGCTCGAGACCTGATTTCAGGGGAAAAGGTGCAATCAGGTTCATGCTGCAAAACGCTGTCAAAACAATGAGAGAAAAAGACATGCTGGTTTCCGTCTTATATCCCTTCAATGTTGGGTTTTACAGAAAATACGGCTGGGAACTCTTTTTCAAAACAAAAAAGTTAGTTCTCTCACCCAATGTGATTGACGCTGAAAAGTCCTCATCAGTAAGTTATAATTTCATGACTTTCCCGGACAGCGAGTTAAAAAGCTTCTACAACCATATAGCGCAAACTCAATACAATTTGGCAATCAGAAATGATCATCAATGGCGAAGGCATTTGAAGCTCTTTTTCAATGATGAGGCGTCAACAGGGGTTGTGAAGTTCAGCAGAAATGGAAGGGTAACCGGTATGCTCACTCAATACCTTAATAGAAGCGAGAAAGGCTTTGACTCCTTACTTACAGTCAAAGATTTCTACTACTCTGACCAGGAAACAAAGCTCACAATGCTATACTACCTGAAATCTCTCTCTCATCAGGTAAAGGAAATTACCTTCTATGCCCCTGAAGACTTCGAGCTGTGGCCCTATCTTACAGACAGACCAATAGAAGAGAAACTGGAAACTTCAGGAATGATAAGAATATTAGATCTTAAAAGTTTAAGTGGGCTTAATGTGGATTTTCAATTGCCAGCCGTGAAAGTCAAAGTGATAGATAACCTGATTGAGGAAAACAATGGAATATTCGAATTTTATACTGAAGGCGGGAAATTGAAAATCCGAAAAACAACAGATGAACCGGAGCTTGAATGCGATATTTCCACAGTATCTTTTGTTCTGAGCGGTTTTTCAAGTCTTTCAGAATCAATCCGCATTGGAAAGGCAAAAGAGTTAAAAAAAGTCACACAGGTTGAAATACCCAAAGATGTTACTTTTCATCCTGAATTATTCTGA